Proteins encoded within one genomic window of Sphingomonas sp. NBWT7:
- a CDS encoding right-handed parallel beta-helix repeat-containing protein encodes MRLAPLVLFLALAAPATSQQASAPFTVQETGEGYATLDDALSRNRGRDFTVLIAPGVYNECAVQQAGRVTFKAIQPGTAIFEGACEGKAALVLRAGGAVVDGLVFRGIRVPDGNGAGIRIEIGDLVVKNSMFLDSQEGILGATEDPVNITIDRSTFSGLGQCHETEDCAHSIYLGNSGSVTITNSRFERGRGGHYVKLRVPRVSITDNSFDDTGGDRTNYMIDLPEGGTGEIARNTFVQGTRKENWSGMIVVAAEQRKYRSAGLSVHDNVARLAPGQERSPAFLANVSGERLALGTNKLGAGVRPYETRQP; translated from the coding sequence ATGCGCCTTGCTCCCCTCGTTCTCTTCCTCGCGCTTGCCGCGCCCGCGACCAGCCAGCAGGCGAGCGCACCGTTCACGGTGCAGGAAACCGGCGAGGGTTATGCGACGCTCGACGACGCGCTGTCGAGGAACCGCGGGCGCGACTTCACCGTGCTGATCGCACCGGGCGTCTACAACGAATGCGCGGTGCAGCAGGCCGGGCGCGTCACGTTCAAGGCGATCCAGCCGGGCACTGCGATCTTCGAGGGGGCGTGCGAGGGCAAGGCGGCGCTGGTGCTGCGCGCGGGCGGCGCGGTGGTCGACGGGCTGGTGTTCCGCGGCATTCGCGTGCCCGACGGCAATGGCGCCGGCATCCGGATCGAGATCGGCGACCTCGTCGTCAAAAATTCGATGTTTCTCGACAGCCAGGAGGGCATTCTTGGCGCGACGGAAGATCCGGTGAACATCACGATCGACCGGTCGACCTTCTCGGGCCTCGGGCAATGTCACGAGACCGAGGATTGCGCGCACTCGATCTACCTCGGCAATTCGGGATCGGTAACGATCACCAATTCACGCTTCGAGCGCGGGCGCGGCGGGCATTACGTGAAGCTACGCGTGCCGCGCGTATCGATCACCGACAACAGCTTCGACGATACCGGCGGCGATCGCACCAACTACATGATCGACCTGCCCGAAGGCGGGACGGGCGAGATCGCGCGCAACACCTTCGTCCAGGGCACGCGCAAGGAAAACTGGAGCGGCATGATCGTGGTGGCGGCAGAGCAGCGCAAGTATCGCTCGGCAGGCCTAAGCGTCCACGACAATGTCGCCCGCCTCGCGCCGGGGCAGGAAAGGAGCCCGGCGTTCCTCGCCAACGTCAGCGGCGAGCGGCTGGCGCTGGGCACCAACAAGCTGGGCGCCGGCGTGCGCCCCTACGAGACGCGCCAGCCCTGA
- a CDS encoding aldehyde dehydrogenase family protein, with amino-acid sequence MQSYLKHYIDGAWVESDGGKRHEVIDPSTEQPCTEITLGSAADVDKAVAAAKKAFKTWSQTSVEERAAILEKIIAGYKARIPDLAAATSREMGAPISFASMAQAPAGLGHFMGTLAALKEFSFSESAAKGARVVHEPIGVVAMITPWNWPLNQICAKVAPALAAGNTMVLKPSEEAPSNAMILAEIIAEAGVPAGVFNLVNGDGPTVGAALSSHKDVDMVSFTGSTRAGIAVATAAAATVKRVHQELGGKAPNVVLEGAKLVDVLPPTLAGVIANTGQSCIAPTRLLVHKSQVSEAEEVVKAIMEATQIDAPEKQGAHIGPVVNKAQFDKIQTLIQSALDEGARLVTGGVGRPDGRNAGYYVKPTVLADVTPEMRIYREETFGPVATISTYEDTDQAVEMANDTEYGLSATISGDPAEAAKIAGKLRAGLVTINAWGPNGPTPFGGYKSSGNGREGGKWGLTDFMEVKTIVGENA; translated from the coding sequence ATGCAAAGCTACCTGAAACACTATATCGATGGCGCCTGGGTCGAGAGCGACGGCGGCAAGCGCCACGAGGTGATCGATCCCTCGACCGAGCAGCCCTGCACCGAGATCACGCTGGGCAGCGCGGCGGACGTCGACAAGGCGGTCGCTGCCGCGAAGAAGGCGTTCAAGACCTGGTCGCAGACCAGCGTCGAGGAACGCGCCGCGATCCTGGAAAAGATCATCGCCGGCTACAAGGCGCGCATCCCCGATCTCGCCGCCGCCACCAGCCGTGAGATGGGCGCGCCGATCTCGTTCGCCAGCATGGCGCAGGCACCCGCCGGGCTCGGCCATTTCATGGGCACGCTCGCCGCGCTCAAGGAATTCAGCTTTTCGGAAAGCGCCGCCAAGGGCGCGCGCGTCGTGCACGAGCCGATCGGCGTCGTCGCGATGATCACGCCGTGGAACTGGCCGCTCAACCAGATCTGCGCCAAGGTTGCGCCCGCGCTCGCCGCCGGCAACACGATGGTGCTGAAGCCGTCCGAAGAAGCGCCGAGCAACGCCATGATCCTCGCCGAGATCATCGCCGAAGCGGGCGTGCCCGCGGGCGTGTTCAACCTCGTCAACGGTGACGGCCCCACCGTCGGCGCCGCGCTGTCGAGCCACAAGGACGTCGACATGGTGAGCTTCACCGGCTCGACCCGCGCGGGCATCGCGGTTGCCACTGCCGCCGCCGCGACGGTCAAGCGCGTCCACCAGGAACTCGGCGGCAAGGCGCCCAACGTCGTGCTCGAGGGCGCGAAGCTGGTCGACGTGCTGCCCCCGACGCTCGCAGGCGTCATCGCCAACACCGGGCAGAGCTGCATCGCACCGACCCGCCTCCTCGTCCACAAGAGCCAGGTGAGCGAGGCCGAAGAGGTCGTGAAGGCGATCATGGAAGCGACGCAGATCGACGCACCGGAGAAGCAGGGCGCGCACATCGGTCCGGTCGTCAACAAGGCGCAATTCGACAAGATCCAGACGCTGATCCAGTCCGCGCTCGACGAGGGCGCACGGCTTGTAACGGGCGGTGTCGGTCGTCCCGACGGCCGTAACGCGGGCTATTACGTCAAGCCCACGGTGCTCGCCGACGTCACGCCCGAAATGCGCATCTATCGCGAGGAGACGTTCGGCCCGGTCGCGACGATCTCGACCTACGAGGATACCGATCAGGCGGTCGAGATGGCGAACGACACCGAATACGGCTTGTCGGCAACGATCTCGGGCGATCCGGCCGAAGCGGCGAAGATCGCCGGCAAGCTGCGCGCCGGCCTCGTCACGATCAACGCCTGGGGCCCCAACGGTCCGACGCCGTTCGGCGGCTACAAGTCGTCGGGGAACGGGCGCGAGGGCGGCAAATGGGGCCTCACCGACTTTATGGAAGTGAAGACCATCGTCGGCGAGAACGCCTGA
- a CDS encoding EthD family reductase, whose protein sequence is MIVSVLYPNHEGAKFNTDYYKATHAELAKEIWNPERVELIEGQAPGGGAAPFAMIAHFHFSSPEAMATAFAHPRNGELHADVANCTDIAPTVSIGKAL, encoded by the coding sequence ATGATCGTCAGCGTGCTGTATCCGAACCACGAAGGCGCGAAATTCAACACCGATTACTACAAGGCGACGCACGCGGAACTCGCCAAGGAGATCTGGAATCCGGAGCGTGTCGAGCTGATCGAGGGTCAGGCCCCTGGCGGCGGCGCGGCGCCCTTCGCGATGATCGCGCACTTCCACTTCTCGTCGCCCGAAGCGATGGCGACGGCGTTCGCGCACCCGCGCAACGGCGAGCTTCACGCCGATGTCGCCAACTGCACCGACATCGCGCCGACCGTCTCGATCGGTAAGGCACTCTGA
- a CDS encoding SLC13 family permease, with protein MTLPQCLSLATLAGMMALFIWGRFRYDVTAIIALLVALALGIVAPADAFKGFSDDIVIIVGSALVISGAVQRSGVIERALRSVSRRVTSVRGQLLVLTGSVGVASALVKNIGALAMLMPAAFQTARKTEASPSVFLMPMASASLLGGLMTLVGTSPNIIVSRSREQMTGHPFGMFDYTPVGACLFVVGIVYLAIAYRLIPADRRAAPTMGEALDITGYVTEVTITEGSPAGGETVDAFLERHEREITITQILRAEMRSAPHRDDVLQEGDVLILGGEPDALERVIAGDRLKLEGEDRAAPAGSADDEVGVIEAVINVGSVMVGETAGRLDLQARHGVNLIAISRRGERLSRRLANTTLRAGDVVVLQGPLGLLPERLRDLGCLPLAERAVRLGTSRRGWLAVGILGVAMGATALGLVPVAVAFFAAAGTIMAIGALPVRDAYEHVEWPILIMLGALIPVSDTLRTTGASNVIATWLAEVAQTLPGWGAVALILAAAMAVTPFLNNAATVLVMAPIAATFASDLGYRPEAFLMATAVGAGCDFLTPIGHQCNTLVMGPGGYRFGDYARLGAPLSVIVVLLGTPLIMFFWPLR; from the coding sequence ATGACGCTGCCGCAATGTCTATCGCTGGCGACGCTGGCGGGAATGATGGCGCTCTTCATCTGGGGGCGCTTCCGCTACGATGTGACGGCGATCATCGCGTTGCTCGTGGCGCTCGCGCTCGGCATCGTCGCGCCGGCGGACGCGTTCAAGGGCTTCTCCGACGATATCGTCATCATCGTCGGATCGGCGCTCGTCATCTCGGGCGCGGTGCAGCGATCGGGGGTGATCGAGCGCGCCCTGCGCAGTGTTTCGCGCCGCGTGACGAGCGTGCGCGGGCAGTTGCTGGTGCTGACCGGGTCGGTCGGCGTTGCCTCCGCGCTGGTCAAGAACATCGGCGCGCTGGCGATGCTGATGCCCGCCGCGTTCCAGACGGCGCGCAAGACCGAGGCAAGCCCGTCGGTCTTCCTGATGCCGATGGCGTCGGCATCGCTGCTCGGCGGGCTGATGACGCTGGTCGGCACGTCGCCCAACATCATCGTCAGCCGATCGCGCGAGCAGATGACGGGGCACCCGTTCGGCATGTTCGACTATACGCCGGTCGGCGCGTGTCTGTTCGTCGTCGGTATCGTCTATCTCGCGATCGCCTATCGCCTGATTCCGGCGGATCGCCGCGCCGCACCGACGATGGGCGAGGCGCTCGATATCACCGGCTATGTCACCGAAGTCACGATCACCGAAGGGTCGCCGGCGGGCGGCGAAACGGTCGACGCGTTCCTCGAGCGGCACGAGCGCGAAATCACGATCACCCAGATCCTGCGCGCGGAAATGCGCAGCGCGCCGCATCGCGACGACGTGCTGCAGGAGGGCGACGTGCTGATCCTGGGCGGCGAGCCCGATGCGCTCGAGCGCGTCATCGCGGGAGATCGGCTGAAGCTGGAGGGCGAGGACCGCGCCGCCCCGGCGGGCTCGGCCGACGACGAGGTGGGCGTGATCGAAGCGGTGATCAACGTCGGATCGGTGATGGTAGGCGAGACGGCCGGGCGGCTCGATCTGCAGGCGCGCCACGGCGTGAACCTGATCGCCATCTCGCGGCGCGGCGAGCGGCTGTCGCGGCGGCTCGCCAATACCACACTGCGCGCGGGCGACGTGGTGGTGCTGCAGGGGCCGTTGGGGCTCCTGCCGGAACGGCTGCGCGACCTCGGCTGCCTGCCGCTGGCGGAGCGCGCCGTCCGGTTAGGCACGTCGCGCCGCGGATGGCTGGCGGTGGGCATCCTGGGCGTCGCGATGGGGGCGACCGCACTCGGACTGGTGCCGGTGGCGGTGGCGTTCTTCGCGGCTGCGGGAACGATCATGGCGATCGGCGCGCTGCCGGTGCGCGACGCGTACGAGCATGTCGAATGGCCGATCCTGATCATGCTGGGCGCGCTGATCCCGGTATCCGACACGCTGCGCACGACGGGTGCGTCGAACGTGATCGCGACATGGTTGGCCGAGGTGGCGCAGACGCTACCGGGGTGGGGCGCGGTGGCGCTGATTCTGGCGGCGGCGATGGCGGTGACGCCGTTCCTCAACAATGCCGCGACGGTGCTGGTGATGGCGCCGATCGCGGCGACCTTCGCCAGCGATCTCGGCTATCGCCCCGAGGCGTTCCTGATGGCGACGGCGGTGGGCGCGGGATGCGACTTCCTGACCCCGATCGGGCATCAGTGCAACACGCTGGTGATGGGGCCGGGGGGCTATCGCTTCGGCGACTATGCCCGGCTGGGCGCGCCGCTGTCGGTGATCGTCGTGCTACTGGGCACGCCGCTGATCATGTTCTTCTGGCCGCTGCGCTGA
- a CDS encoding alkaline phosphatase family protein, giving the protein MKPYLAALLASIALPSVAAAQDRAPQTPAASTAPSPPPPGAAQATTPRTPPRLVVAISVDQLSADLFAQYRDKFTGGFKRLLTGAVFPSGYQGHAATETCPGHSTILTGMRPAHTGIIANTWLDQRVSRADKLVYCAEDERVPGSNHDSYTPSDLHLKVPTLGDMMKRANPKSRVVSVAGKDRAAIMMGGHNTDQIWFWNGKELATLAGRPTPPVAQRAKDAIAALVAKPQAALDLPAFCQGQSKPIRVGEQTLGTGRFERAAGDARAFRASPAIDGAVFATAAAFVQDMKLGQGQATDLIAVGASATDYVGHAFGTQGSEMCIQMAELDQSLGAFLDKLDEWKIDYEVVLTADHGAHDMTERQLARAMPMEAHVDPTLAAKVVGPAIGQALGIAGPVLLGPESDLYIANDVPAAKRPAVIAEAVKRYRAMPQVAAVLTRAEIEATPMPRTPPETWTLVERARASYDAERSGDLLVLLKPRVTTIIAPGPGYVETHGSPWDYDRRVPILFWRANMDGFEQPLSVETVDIVPTLAASIGLPVAGLDGRCLDLDPGLGDTCRR; this is encoded by the coding sequence ATGAAACCGTATCTTGCCGCCCTGCTCGCCTCGATCGCGCTGCCGTCCGTCGCCGCCGCGCAGGACCGGGCACCGCAGACCCCCGCCGCAAGCACCGCTCCAAGCCCGCCGCCTCCCGGCGCCGCGCAGGCGACCACCCCCCGCACGCCGCCGCGCCTCGTCGTCGCGATCTCGGTCGATCAGCTCTCGGCCGATCTGTTCGCGCAATATCGCGACAAGTTCACCGGCGGATTCAAGCGACTGCTGACCGGCGCGGTCTTCCCATCGGGCTACCAGGGCCACGCGGCAACGGAGACGTGCCCAGGTCACTCGACGATCCTCACCGGCATGCGCCCCGCGCACACCGGCATCATCGCCAACACCTGGCTCGACCAGCGCGTCAGCCGCGCCGACAAGCTCGTCTATTGTGCGGAGGACGAGCGCGTCCCCGGCAGCAACCACGACAGCTACACCCCCTCCGATCTTCACCTCAAGGTGCCGACGCTGGGCGACATGATGAAGCGCGCCAATCCGAAGAGCCGCGTCGTCTCGGTCGCGGGCAAGGATCGCGCGGCGATCATGATGGGCGGCCACAATACCGATCAGATCTGGTTCTGGAACGGCAAGGAGCTCGCCACGCTCGCCGGCCGCCCGACGCCGCCGGTGGCGCAGCGCGCGAAGGATGCGATCGCGGCGCTTGTCGCCAAGCCGCAGGCGGCGCTCGACCTCCCCGCCTTCTGCCAGGGTCAGTCGAAGCCGATCCGCGTCGGCGAGCAGACGCTCGGCACCGGCCGGTTCGAGCGCGCAGCGGGCGACGCGCGCGCCTTCCGCGCCTCGCCCGCGATCGACGGCGCGGTATTCGCCACCGCCGCTGCCTTCGTTCAGGACATGAAGCTCGGCCAGGGCCAAGCGACCGATCTCATCGCGGTCGGCGCGTCGGCGACCGATTACGTCGGCCACGCCTTCGGCACGCAGGGCTCGGAAATGTGCATCCAAATGGCCGAGCTCGATCAGTCATTGGGCGCCTTCCTCGACAAGCTCGACGAGTGGAAGATCGATTACGAGGTCGTGCTCACCGCCGATCACGGCGCGCACGACATGACCGAGCGGCAGCTCGCGCGCGCGATGCCGATGGAGGCGCACGTCGATCCGACGCTCGCCGCCAAGGTCGTTGGCCCCGCGATCGGCCAGGCGCTCGGCATCGCCGGGCCGGTCCTGCTCGGGCCGGAGAGCGACCTCTACATCGCCAACGACGTGCCGGCGGCGAAACGCCCCGCGGTGATCGCCGAGGCGGTCAAGCGCTACCGCGCGATGCCGCAGGTCGCCGCGGTGCTGACGCGAGCGGAGATCGAGGCGACGCCGATGCCGCGCACCCCACCCGAAACCTGGACGCTCGTCGAGCGCGCGCGCGCCTCCTACGACGCCGAACGGTCGGGTGACTTGCTCGTCCTGCTCAAGCCGCGCGTCACCACCATCATCGCGCCCGGGCCGGGCTATGTCGAGACGCACGGCAGCCCGTGGGATTACGATCGCCGCGTGCCGATCCTGTTCTGGCGCGCCAACATGGATGGGTTCGAACAGCCGCTGTCGGTCGAGACGGTGGATATCGTCCCGACGCTCGCGGCGTCGATCGGCCTGCCGGTCGCCGGGCTCGACGGGCGCTGCCTCGATCTCGACCCCGGCCTCGGCGACACCTGCCGCCGGTAA